A genome region from Gadus chalcogrammus isolate NIFS_2021 chromosome 5, NIFS_Gcha_1.0, whole genome shotgun sequence includes the following:
- the LOC130382728 gene encoding ensconsin-like translates to MAIEKKLGVVPPSQGPLSSRYVDGQRKANAPKTPTEKSNNAKTNAPTKNNTVSPSTINKSTVGPSGPRILAGPTGPNVDERLRLAKERREEQEKLLASRELGRLEREQRARRYYELQLESRKTKLLEQRVKEEGRRAAVEEKRKQRQREEKERYESAVRKTLEKSQRLQHNLLLNSRGRLQKKSVSCHSMNTTPKNNQAIHHPKPPQQTGPARQSGPARQTRPAAPPIPGSSKPRSHSVPQIKAEKQNQLDKKSSTRSNAGTPPVRARSAPTKASQTTLTKPSPQRTPRRPIRRQSFSMPPDLPSVPEEELPVCVPTSSDPALDDPAPSGPALSPGNARPVILPQKPPPGGPPPGAPEAMKGRPEPLPRASSRTEPDRSAPQSIAATGAHKPPEAASRPAGGGPTNREEAQRLLGERRKEARLQREQEEEESRRREEEGRRRAEQEELRRAEERSRRQAEEQARLHVEAQRLVEEKRRREEEEHRSAEEERTQAMREAALLQKKREEEQAVEREKAAQVKREREDLAQKEDAERQKRRKRLEEIMRRTRRTDAADTKPAPARITPTEVLPKENTEPNPNGHTGPGPRQSTGLRPGQRGGTGIEDMVPVVAFKERRAIRTLTGLDEIQSHQRAEVI, encoded by the exons agAAAAGCAATAATGCCAAAACAAATGCCCCTACAAAGAACAACACGGTTAGTCCGTCGACTATCAACAAATCTACTGTCGGCCCATCAGGTCCACGAATCCTTGCAG GACCGACCGGGCCGAATGTGGACGAGCGCTTGAGGTTGgccaaagagaggagagaggagcaggagaagctcCTAG CGTCTCGCGAGCTTGGCCGCCTGGAGAGGGAGCAGCGAGCCAGGAGATACTATGAGCTGCAGCTGGAGAGCCGCAAGACCAAGCTGCTGGAGcagagggtgaaggaggaggggaggcgcGCCGCCGTTGAGGAGAAGCGCaagcagagacagagggaggagaag GAGCGTTATGAATCTGCAGTACGCAAAACTTTGGAAAAGAGCCAGAGACTCCAGCATAACCTCCTGCTGAACTCCCGAGGGAGACTCCAAAAGAAGAGTG TTTCATGCCACTCCATGAACACCACCCCCAAAAACAACCAGGCCATTCACCACCCCAAACCACCGCAGCAGACTGGGCCGGCTCGCCAGAGTGGGCCGGCCCGCCAAACCAGGCCAGCTGCACCCCCCATCCCCGGCAGCAGTAAACCCAGAAGCCATAGTGTGCCACAG ATCAAAGCAGAGAAGCAGAACCAGCTGGACAAGAAATCCAGTACTCGATCTAACGCAGGAACACCACCTGTCAGAGCCAGATCAGCACCAACAAAAGCTAGCCAAACCACTTTAACCAAACCATCGCCCCAACG AACTCCCAGACGGCCAATCAGACGGCAGTCCTTTTCAATGCCGCCGGACCTCCCCTCCGTCCCAGAGGAAGAGCTTCCTGTATGTGTCCCCACCTCTTCTGACCCTGCCCTGGATGACCCAGCACCCTCtggccccgccctctcccctGGCAATGCCCGGCCCGTCATCCTACCCCAGAAGCCCCCACCAGGGGGGCCCCCACCCGGGGCTCCGGAGGCCATGAAGGGTCGCCCGGAACCTCTTCCTCGAGCTTCATCAAGGACAGAGCCCGACAGAA gcgCCCCACAGAGTATTGCTGCTACTGGTGCGCACAAACCTCCTGAAGCAGCCAGTCGACCGGCCGGCGGTGGACCCACGAACCGAGAGGAGGCCCAGCGCCTCctcggggagaggaggaaggaggcgcGACTGCagcgggagcaggaggaggaggaaag ccGCAGgcgtgaggaggagggacgGCGGAgggcggagcaggaggagctgaggagggcggaggagcGCTCGCGCCGGCAGGCTGAGGAGCAGGCTCGCCTGCACGTCGAGGCCCAGCgtctggtggaggagaagaggaggagggaggaggaggagcacaggAGTGCGGAGGAGGAGCGCACTCAGGCCATGAGAGAGGCGGCCCTGCTCCAGAAGAAG agagaggaggagcaggccgtTGAGCGGGAGAAGGCCGCACaggtgaagagggagagggaggacctGGCCCAGAAGGAGGACGCCGAGCGGCAGAAGAGGAGAAAG cGCCTTGAAGAGATCATGCGGAGAACAAGGAGAACCGATGCAGCAGATACG AAACCTGCGCCGGCCAGGATCACTCCGACCGAAGTCCTACCGAAGGAGAACACGGAGCCTAACCCCAACGGCCACACCGGGCCAGGGCCACGGCAGTCGACCGGGCTGAGGCCGGGCCAGCGGGGCGGGACCGGGATCGAGGACATGGTCCCAGTGGTGGCCTTCAAAGAGCGCCGGGCCATCAGGACGCTCACAGGTCTGGACGAGATCCAGAGCCACCAGAGAGCAG AAGTCATCTGA